A window of Roseobacter fucihabitans genomic DNA:
TTGCATCCTGCCCCTGACTGATTTCATTGAATTTCCAGGACCAATAAACGAACCAATAAGCGTAATAGGTGAAATACCAGGCAATGGCTGCGCCCAGGCTGAAACACCAGATCTCAAGCGCGCGTTTCAGATGCGCAGGGACCGAATTCAGCAGGATCGACACCCGGATGTGCGCGCCTTTGTTAAGCGCATTGGCAAAGGCCAGAAAGCTGGCCGCCGCCATCGCGTAGCCTGCGTAATTCGGCGCGCCGGGAAATATTTCACCGGTCCAGCGCGCGACCATCTGCGCCACGATCAGCACAAGGATGGCGATCAAACAGATCGCCGCAGCGATCCCGGCGAGCAGGTACAGGAAATCAAGCGTCTTGCGGATCGCAGTCACGGCCACACCCATCCTTGAAGGTTTGGAAAAAGGCGGTCCCGAGGATCAGGACCGCCGATCATTGCTTATTGCATCGCCTTGAAGTCATCCACGAGCGCTGCGCCCTCAGCGCCGGCGGCTTCCAGCCATTCGCTTGTCATGGTCGCCCCGATTTCGCGCAATTCGCCCATCAAGGCATCGCCCGCAGGCTGCACGGTCATGCCGCCCGCTGCCAGACCGTCCATGGTGAATTGGGTATAGGCCTTGGAGGCCTCTAAACCGCGCGCGGCGGCTTCATCGGCACAGGCCCGGATCGCTGTCTTATTGGCATCCGACACATCAGCCCAAACGTCCTGATTGACCATGACGTAGTTGCGCGGCAACCACGCATCGACCTCATAGAAATGCGTGAGGCTTTCCCAGACCTTGCGATCATACCCGGTGGCCCCGGAGGATACCATCGATTCAGCCACGCCGGTGGCAAAGGCCTGGCTGATTTCAGCCGCCTCAACGGTAACGGGCAACATGCCGGTCAATTCCGCCAATCGGCTGGTGGTATTGTTATAAGAGCGGAATTTCACGCCGGCCATGTCGGCCACGCTGTTCACTTCCTTTTTGAAATACAACCCTTGCGGCGGCCATGGCACAGCATAGAGCAATTCGAGGTTCTGCTCGTCCAGCAAGGCGTTGATCTTGGGCTTGGCGGCCTTGAAGAGCTTTTCGCTGTCGTCAAAAGACGGGGCCAGGAACGGGATACTGTCAAAACCGAAAACCGCGCTTTCGTTCTGATGACCCGACAAAAGACGCTCGCCGATCTGAACCTGACCGGTTTGAATGGCGCGCTTGATGTCCGCACCGGCAAAGAGCGAGCCGCCCGCATGCACTTCGATGGTGATCTCACCGTTTGTCCCCGCACCCACGCATTCAGCAAAGGCCACGCCATTTTCCGAATGGAAGTTGGATGCGGCATAAGCCATCGGCATGTCCCACTTCTCGGCGGCAAAAACCGGCATCGCGCCGCCCACCGTGATTGCGAGCGTGGCCGCCGTCGCCATGAATTTTTGTGTCAGTTTCATCCGTTTCTCCGTTGGTTGATCTCTACGCGGATCTGTCGCCCGCCTGAATTTTTGATGCTTGGAGGTTCAGCCTCAGGCGCAATCAGGCCCTGCGAATCTTCACTCACATGATTCCCTATCGTCAATACTGCCGAACTTTTGCAACACGTCAACAATTTGTTGACAAATTGTCAGCAACTGGCAATCTCATGAGTATGAATGATCGTTATCTTGGCCCTGTCGTATCCTCCGCCCATCTCGCGAGCGGTTCCTTCGCGGAAATCTCAGAGCTTGAGTATGGGTTAACCCTCGCAAACAACGCGTTCCAAAGATGGATGGTGCGTGCAATTGCCATGGCTGGATATCCCGAATTGAGCGCGTTGGATGTGCTGGTGCTGCATTCGGTCTACCACCGGGAGCGACCCAAGAAACTGGCAGATATCTGCCTCGTTCTGAACGTCGAAGACACACACACAGTCAATTATGCGATTAAAAAATTGATCAAGGCCGGGTTGGTCAAGGATGGCCGCCAAGGCAAGGAAAAGACCGTGGCCGCCACTCAAAAAGGGGCCGAAACCTGCGTGCGGT
This region includes:
- a CDS encoding TRAP transporter small permease; amino-acid sequence: MTAIRKTLDFLYLLAGIAAAICLIAILVLIVAQMVARWTGEIFPGAPNYAGYAMAAASFLAFANALNKGAHIRVSILLNSVPAHLKRALEIWCFSLGAAIAWYFTYYAYWFVYWSWKFNEISQGQDAIHLWIPQSVMVIGGGLLAIALTDNLFHVLFKGDHRITRDTVDEQSEV
- a CDS encoding TRAP transporter substrate-binding protein, with the protein product MKLTQKFMATAATLAITVGGAMPVFAAEKWDMPMAYAASNFHSENGVAFAECVGAGTNGEITIEVHAGGSLFAGADIKRAIQTGQVQIGERLLSGHQNESAVFGFDSIPFLAPSFDDSEKLFKAAKPKINALLDEQNLELLYAVPWPPQGLYFKKEVNSVADMAGVKFRSYNNTTSRLAELTGMLPVTVEAAEISQAFATGVAESMVSSGATGYDRKVWESLTHFYEVDAWLPRNYVMVNQDVWADVSDANKTAIRACADEAAARGLEASKAYTQFTMDGLAAGGMTVQPAGDALMGELREIGATMTSEWLEAAGAEGAALVDDFKAMQ
- a CDS encoding winged helix DNA-binding protein — its product is MNDRYLGPVVSSAHLASGSFAEISELEYGLTLANNAFQRWMVRAIAMAGYPELSALDVLVLHSVYHRERPKKLADICLVLNVEDTHTVNYAIKKLIKAGLVKDGRQGKEKTVAATQKGAETCVRYREIREGLLLRAVGELGLEPEQVSHAASLLRLMSGQYDQAARAATTY